The genomic interval TTTAAACGAAAATCTGTTTTTAGGATCCCGTTTATCCTTTCAGCGATTGCATTTTCATAAGGATCGCCGCTCTGGGTCATGCTGTTGGATATCCCTGCTCTTTTAAGTCGGCGTACATATTCAAAGCTGCAATATTGGCTGCCTCGATCTGAATGATGGATTAGTCCGTTTCCTTTTTCCCAATCGGTTAATAGAGCCATTTCCAATGCCTTCAGACTACCTTCCGCCGTTAAATATGGATGCAGGCAATAACCAACAATCAGTTTTGAATAGGCATCAGTGACCAATGACAGATAGCCGAACCCCAAACCAATACAAATATAAGTAATATCACATACCGCCCGGCGGCCCGGCCATATCTGTCTGGGCTGTAATATAGCCTTGTCTATAAGCAAGTTAGGATACATTTTTAATCTGTGATTTGAATTGGTTGTCTGTGGAACTTGTCGGCGATGACGAAGGACCAGACCATGGTTTTGCAGAAGTTTATGTAACTTATCACGGCCTAATTTGATTCCGCTGATAGCTAATGGCTCATTTAATAACAGATGCAGCTTTCGAGTACCCAGACCTGGGATCTCTCTTCTCAATGCCGATAATAGATCTAATATTAACATGGAATGGCTAAAAGACTGTTGTGAACGTTCTTCTCTTCCGTAAAATGCTTGTCGACTTACACCGCACCGGCGGCCCGGCAAACAGACGGCAAAGGGTTCCGACACTAACCTTTGCGATTTCGTTATCACGAAGCTTTAAGACCGTTTGGGTGGTGCGCCACTGCGACCAGACTTTTTTCGAATGGGCACATTTAACTCGTTCTCAGCGACCTCGATCATCGTGTTTAGAGCCAAAATCAGCAAATTAGCCTGATTGAGGGCATATTCCAGTTCCTCAATCCGTTGTTTCAAGTCTGTAATGTCCTGTGTCTGTGCCTTTTTCAAAGCAGGTAAAGTTATCAGACCGGTTTGAATCTTTTGTTTATACAAAAGTACCCAGTTACGAAGGGTATAGCTATTATGAATATCCAAATCAGCCATAACCTGGCTAGGATCTTCGCCTCCGAAAAGAATTCGAGATACGGCACTCTCTTTGAGTTGCTCGCTGTATTGAAAGCGATTAAGCAGGTCGCGAATGTGATCTTGCATAGATGTAAATTTTAAGGTAAAATTGACAATCTATATCAGGCTAAGACATTTCAAAAAATTCTGGCGGATCTTGTATACGCCAGAATTTTACCGGTTATGGAAACTTACTTTGTGATTTTTGAATATTTATTAATATAGTAGCTATATTATTCAAACTTTCCTGTAGCTCAGTTTTAAAACAAGATGCCAGAATTCTATATAAGCGAGATTTCTGGCATGGTTATTCCCTTTTAATCGTGTAACCAACCAATAGAACCAGCTCCTCCAGCTTATTCAAATTCTCTTCCGGTAGTGATAATTCAAATCGAGTATCAAAACTGATGTTTTCCGTCTCGCCCGTAAACAGCCCTAGTGTTCCGTCCTCCCGTAACGACGTTGTAGAACTATTGTTGCCCCCAACGGTAATAGTAAAATCCGGGGCGGTATGGGCAAATAGTTTTG from Dyadobacter sp. NIV53 carries:
- a CDS encoding IS3 family transposase, translated to MITKSQRLVSEPFAVCLPGRRCGVSRQAFYGREERSQQSFSHSMLILDLLSALRREIPGLGTRKLHLLLNEPLAISGIKLGRDKLHKLLQNHGLVLRHRRQVPQTTNSNHRLKMYPNLLIDKAILQPRQIWPGRRAVCDITYICIGLGFGYLSLVTDAYSKLIVGYCLHPYLTAEGSLKALEMALLTDWEKGNGLIHHSDRGSQYCSFEYVRRLKRAGISNSMTQSGDPYENAIAERINGILKTDFRLNRVFTTFEEAVKAVDKSIYNYNLLRPHMSCDYLTSAVAHQSDQPLKKHWKPKVYK